In a single window of the Carassius carassius chromosome 26, fCarCar2.1, whole genome shotgun sequence genome:
- the LOC132106045 gene encoding gastrula zinc finger protein XlCGF26.1-like, protein MIIKMEFIKVESEDMKIEETFRVKHEDTEEQTDLMALKEERQELTEIEEKNEYSQCDLMTVGKSIHTKTTSSRKKVQRTKSNVSFTCHQCGKCFDRKYNFETHMKIHTGEKPFTCQQCGKSFRDKKGLNSHMKCHIGGKPFTCDHCGLGFRKKVTLNFHTKSEHSGEDGFKCHWCGESFSCKVSLKTHTGLHTGEKPFICTLCGKTFSYKAALKSHMIVHTGEKLFPCDQCGKCLKHKSSFDFHMKSHAGEKPFNCKLCEKSFSQKGNLTVHVKSHTGEKPFVCAQCGEGFTHEMALANHMRLHSGEKSFNGDQCGQRFPDKRHLNWDEKCIHSDHSRKSSFTCHDCGKSFRFKGNIRVHMRIHSGEKPFACTNCGKSFRFKANFKVHMRIHNGEKPFTCTQCGKSFSQNISLKVHRRIHTGEKPFTCNVCGNTFTYKSQYNSHMRTHTGEKPFTCKVCGKSLSRKAALKVHMDIHTGEKPFPCDQCGKCFRHKATLDSHMKCHTGEGPNTCKR, encoded by the exons ATgattataaagatggagtttattaaagtggagagtgaagacatgaagattgaagaaacattcagagtcaaacatgaagatactgaggaacaaacag ACCTGATGGCACTGAAGGAAGAGAGGCAAGAACTTACAGAGATAGAAGAGAAAAATGAATATTCGCAATGTGATTTAATGACTGTGGGAAAATCCATACACACTAAAACAACTTCATCACGAAAAAAAGTTCAGAGGACCAAATCAAACGTTTCCTTCACCTGCCATCAATGTGGAAAGTGTTTCGATAGAAAATATAACTTTGAAACCCACAtgaaaattcacactggagaaaagcctttcacatgccaacagtgtggaaagagttttagagATAAAAAAGGCCTTAATTCCCACATGAAGTGTCACATTGGAGGGAAGCCGTTCACATGTGATCATTGTGGATTGGGCTTCAGAAAAAAAGTAACCCTTAATTTTCACACAAAGAGCGAACACTCAGGAGAGGATGGTTTTAAATGTCATTGGTGTGGAGAGAGCTTCAGTTGTAAAGTAAGCCTCAAAACTCATACGGgacttcacactggagagaagccttttatCTGCACACTGTGTGGAAAGACCTTCTCATACAAAGCAGCTCTTAAGAGTCACATGAttgttcacactggagagaagttGTTtccatgtgatcagtgtggaaagtgtttaAAACATAAATCAAGCTTTGATTTTCACATGAAAAGTCACGCTGGAGAGAAACCCTTTAACTGCAAACTCTGTGAGAAGAGCTTCTCACAAAAAGGAAATCTTACAGTTCACGTAAAGTCTCACACAGGAGAGAAGCCTTTTGTGTGCGCTCAGTGTGGAGAAGGTTTTACACATGAAATGGCCCTTGCTAATCACATGAGGCTTCACTCAGGAGAGAAGTCTTTTAATGGTGATCAGTGTGGACAGAGATTCCCAGACAAGAGACACTTAAACTGGGATGAAAAATGCATTCATTCAGATCATTCTCGAAAGTCATCTTTCACATGCCATGACTGCGGAAAGAGTTTCAGATTTAAAGGAAACATCAGGGTTCACATGAGAATCCACTCTGGAGAGAAACCCTTCGCCTGCACTaactgtggaaagagtttcagattTAAAGCAAACTTCAAGGTTCACATGAGAATCCACaatggagagaaacctttcacctgcactcaatgtggaaagagtttcagtcaGAACATAAGCCTTAAGGTTCACaggaggattcacactggagagaaaccttttacCTGCAACGTGTGTGGGAATACCTTCACatataaatcacaatataattCCCACATGAGAACtcatactggagagaagccttttacCTGCAAAGTGTGTGGGAAGAGCCTCTCACGCAAAGCAGCTCTTAAGGTTCACATGgacattcacactggagagaagccgtttccatgtgatcagtgtggaaagtgtttcagACATAAAGCAACCCTTGATTCACACATGAAATGTCACACTGGAGAGGGTCCGAATACCTGCAAACGGTGA